The following is a genomic window from Butyricimonas faecihominis.
GAAAAATAATGCATGGTATGGTGGGGAAGAGATCGCAAATATGCCGGAAAATAATTTACCGACGGATATGTTGGAGTTTGTGAATGGTGGAACTCAGTTGAAGGTTCATGCGACCGGAGATATGGCGAAGTATTTTAGAGATGCCGATGTCACGTTCTTGAAAGAGCAACTGGTTTATTTGTATGAATTTGGGGGAATCGGACGACCGCCTCAGGTGACGGTATCCATGATGAATTTGAGTCAGGCAAATGTCAATTTCTCGGGTGTAAATGAAAAATTGAGGTCCGTGCAGGTTGGTTTTAGATTGTTAGAAGATAATGAAACCTTGGAGGTAACCGTGTTTGATTATGAGCCGACAGATTTCTTGTATAATACGTATAAAGATCTTGCAGCTTGGTCGGGAGAAGGGGAATTCCCGATGGAGATGCACATGATCAGGTATCATTTTACTAAGGTGAAGTAAGCGATGAAGTGGTGCCTAGGTTTATGGATTGCATGCCTGTGGGCGTGCAATCCTATTAATGGAGTGCAGATTTCGGGTGATTTGTTTCATTATAAAGGGGATAAATTGTACTTTGAAATTTGCGGGCAAGATACAACGATAACTGTTGCTTTAGATAGTATGGGGAGTTTTGAGGCTGTTCTACCATTGACGAAAGCGGGTTATGTGCGATTGGCAAATGGGAAGGCCGCTTTTCCTCTTTATTTGCAACCGGGAAAGAGTGTTCGTTTGAAAATGGATGTGAAGAAAGTACAAGAGGGAGATTACGAATCCGTTGAGTTTTTAGAGGGGAGTAATTCAGAGACACGGATGATGGCTGATTATTATCAGAAACAATGGTTCCCGTCCACGCAAGAGATGTTTGTACTTCCGCCAAATGATTTTAGACAGATCATGGATTCTATTGTGCATTTTAATGATAGTATTATTTCTGCATTCGTGAAAAAGAATACTTGTGATCCGGCGTTTGTGAAATTATTTCGAATACAAGTGAAAGTGCCGTTGGCAGCCTCTTATTTTTATTATCCCATGTATCATTCGTTATTGAACCGGGAAGATGAAAGTGAGATCCCCGCTGATTTCAATATATTTGATCGGATGTTGCCAAAGAATGATATTGATGTTTATCAACGTGTGTATCGCTATAAAATTTACGAGGTTTCCTATTGGAATAATTTGCTGGGTGAGAAGTTGGCTGGTTTGATGTCAGAACCGGAACAATTCGTGAATTCTTATATTGACGAGTTGAATAAATTGGGATTGCACGAACAGATTCGGGATGATATAGGGAATAATTTCGTGATGCAGTATTATAATGAATTACCGGAGGAAGCCGTGTTGATATTGAAAAGCAGATATAAGGAGATTGTTGTTAATCCGAAGTACCTGAAAGAAATAGAACGTGTTTTTCAAAATGTTTTGCCCTAAAAGAATTTTCAACTTTCAATTAATTGACTATCTTTGCACCCGCCTATCGAGAATAGGTAAGTAATTAATGAGTTAAAATTAAAAAGAATGGCAACTAAAATTAGATTAGCAAGACACGGTCGTAAAGGACGTCCGTTCTACCATGTAGTGGTAGCAGATAGTAGAGCACCGCGTGATGGTCGTTACATTGAAAGAATTGGTTCTTACAACCCGATGACCAATCCGGCTACAATTGATTTAAATTTCGACAGAGCGTTATACTGGTTGATGACCGGAGCTCAACCGACTGACACGGCTAAAAGAATTCTTTCTTACGAGGGAGTACTTATGAAAAAGCACTTGTTGGAAGGTGTGAAGAAAGGTGCATTTGATATGGCTGCTGCTGACACGAAATTTGAAGCTTGGAAAAAAGAGAAGATTGCTAAAATTCAGGCTAAAATTGCTCGTTTGGCTAACGAATCAGAGAGCGCTTATAAGGCTCGTTTGGAAGCTGAGGCTAAAGTAAAAGAGGCTAAAGCTGAGATCGTGGCTAAAAAACAAGCAGAAATTGCCGCTGCAAAAGCTGAAGCAGAAGCTGCTGCCAGAGCAGAAGTAGAGGCTGCCGCAACTGAAGTAGCCGCAGTAGAGGCTCCGGAAGCTCAAGCAGAAACTCCAGCAGCAGAGTAATTTTATGGTCAAGAGAGAAGATTGCGTAAAGATAGGAGAGATCGGTAAGACTCATAACTTACAAGGAGCCCTTATTGTTTATACGGATAATGATCTTCTTGAACAATACATGGATGAACCGGTGTTTATTCTTTTAGAAGGAGCACCGGTTCCCTTTTATATTGCCGAAGATGGTTTGACGGAGAGGAACCATTCTTCTTATATTGTCAAATTTGATTTTGTTGACTCGAAAGAACAGGCGGATCGTTTGGTGGGATGTGACCTACTAATGGATAAATACCTGTTGGAAGAAGAGGATGAATTGCCTTTTGAGCTTTCAGACTTAATTGGCTATTCCGTACTGGACGAGTTGACGGGAGAGATGGGTGTCGTGGAGCAGGTGGATAATTATTCAGGTAACGTGGTTCTCACGATAAAAATATTTTCTAAAGAAATTCTTCTTCCCGTATCCGATGAATATGTCTTGTATATTTCTCATGACGAGAAAAAGATGCATGTAAATATTTCTGAAGAAATCAAGGAACTTTATTAGATCTTTTTAAATATTTAAACGTATAAATAGCTAAAAATAGATAGCTACTTGCGTGTCTTATTGGGTGTTTTGGAATAAGGTATTTATCATGTAAAGTCCAATTTTTATTAAAGCAAAATATTTTCGTAGAATATTTGTAGTTTGTATTGATTTTATATTTGGAAAATTTTTCAACTTTTCTTTAAGTACTAATCATGTGATTATGATGTAATTATGTGTTCATTTTGGAAAACTTTCCTGTTTTGTTAGTAAAAATATTTTTCCAAGAAGTTTTTTTTCTTTAGTTTTGTCCTTATAGAATTGGTTGCAAAAATACTATTTATATAATACGCTAATGGAACAAACTACGAAGAAAGTGGAAAAGCAAAAAGAAACTGTGAAAGAAAAGAAAGTCTACACGCAGGAGGAGGCTTATAGCAGTTCCTTGAATTATTTCAAGGGGGATGAGTTGGCTGCCCGTGTTTGGGTAAGCAAGTACGCTTTAAAAGATTCTTACGGGAATATTTTTGAGTTGAATCCGGATGATATGCATCATCGTTTAGCTTCAGAGATCGCTCGGATTGAAAGAAATTACATGAACCCGATGAGTGAAGAACAAATTTTCGAGGTGTTGCGTGATTTTAAATATATCGTTCCGCAAGGAGGGCCGATGACGGGAATCGGCAACGATTATCAAATTGCATCCCTTTCTAACTGCTTCGTGATAGGGCATGATGGTCCTTCTGATTCCTATGGTGGGGTAATGAAAATTGATCAAGAGCAAGTGCAATTGATGAAACGAAGAGGTGGAGTAGGGCATGATTTATCTCATATTCGTCCGAAAGGATCTCCGGTGAAAAACTCAGCCTTGACATCTACTGGAATAGTTCCTTTCATGGAGCGTTATTCGAATTCGACCCGGGAGGTCGCACAAGATGGTCGGCGGGGAGCGTTGATGTTGAGTGTTTCCATCAATCACCCGGATTCAGAAAGTTTCATTGACGCGAAAATGACTGAGGGGAAAGTTACCGGAGCTAATATCTCGGTGAAAATTGATGATGAGTTCATGAATGCGGTTATCGAAGAACGTGATTATATTCAAAAATATCCGGTATATTCTGACGAGCCCAAAAACGTGAAACAGATTAGTGCGGTAAAATTGTGGAATAAGATTGTTTATAATGCATGGAAATCTGCCGAACCGGGTATCTTGTTCTGGGACACGATTATTCGGGAGAGCGTGCCTGACTGTTATGCTGATTTGGGTTACAGAACTGTTTCTACGAATCCTTGTGGAGAGATTCCGTTGTGCCCGTATGATTCATGTCGTTTGCTGGCGATTAACTTGTATTCTTACGTGGTAAATCCTTTTGAAAAAGACGCATATTTTGATTACGAGTTGTTCCGGAAACATGTGGCTATTGCTCAACGTTTGATGGATGATATTATTGATTTGGAATTGGAGAAAATAGATGCCATTCTTGAAAAAATTGCATCAGATCCGGAAGACAACGAGGTGAAGGGTGTTGAGATTCGGTTGTGGGAGAAAATTAAAACAAAAGCCAGAGAAGGGCGTCGTACCGGGGTTGGGATCACGGCTGAAGGTGATATGTTAGCTGCTCTCGGGTTGCGTTATGGTAGTGATGAGGCGATAGATTTTTCCGTGGATATTCATAAACAGCTGGCTGTTGCCGCTTATGGTTCTTCTGTCGAGCTGGCTAAGGAGCGTGGTGCGTTTAAGATTTTTGATGTTGAAAGAGAAAAAAATAATCCTTTTATTTCTCGTTTAAGAGAGGCTTCCCCAGAGATGTACGAGGAAATGGTGAAATATGGTCGTCGTAATATTGCTTGTTTGACGATTGCCCCGACGGGAACAACTAGTTTGATGACCCAGACTACTTCCGGTATCGAGCCTGTATTCTTGCCGGTTTACAAGAGAAGAAGAAAGGTGAACCCGAACGACAAGAACGTGCATGTTGATTTCACGGATGAGATGGGGGATGCTTACGAGGAGTTTACCGTGTTCCATCATAAATTTGCCGTTTGGATGGAGAAAAACGGGTATGATGTTCATAAGCGCTACACGAACGAGGAGATTGATGAAATGGTGGCTAAGTCACCTTATTATAAAGCTACTTCTAATGATATTGATTGGGTTGCTAAAGTACGTATGCAGGGACGTGTACAAAAGTGGGTGGATCACTCCATCAGTGTTACCGTGAATCTGCCTGCAGATGTTTCAGAGGAGTTAGTTGGACAGCTTTATATTGAGGCTTGGAAGAGTGGATGTAAAGGATGTACGGTTTATCGTGACGGTTCTCGTTCTGGAGTTTTGGTTTCCAATAAAGATAAGAAGACGGATGGGGCAATGCCTGCTAAGCGTCCGAAAGAATTGGATGCAGAAATTGTGCGTTTCCAGAATAATAAGGAGAAGTGGATTGCCTTTATCGGCTTGTATGATGGACGTCCTTACGAGATCTTTACTGGTATCGCTGATGATGAAGAGGGAATCATGTTGCCGAAAGCCGTGACCGACGGTAAGATTGTAAAGAACACGGATGAAGAGGGAAATAGTCGTTACGACTTCCAGTTCTCGAATAAGAGAGGTTTCAAGACGACAGTCGAGGGGTTATCATATAAGTTTAATAAAGAGTATTGGAACTATGCGAAATTGATTTCCGGGGTCTTGCGTTATGGTATGCCGATCAATCAAATCGTGGATTTGGTTGCTGCCATGGAGTTCGATAATGAAAATATCAACACGTGGAAGAATGGTGTGGAAAGAGCGCTGCGGAAATTTATCCCGGATGGGACGGAAGCTACGGGTTCTGTTTGCGAGAATTGTGGTTCTAAATCCGTTATTTATCAAGAGGGTTGTTTGATTTGTAAGGTTTGCGGTTCTTCTAAATGCGGTTGATGATTATATGGTAATTATATAATAGACTTTCGAGTTATAAGTGAAGGTGGCCAGATTAGTTTGGCCACCTTTTTTCGTGATAATTGATGTGCTAAGGGGTTCTACTTGATTTTCTTTAAAAATGAATTTTTGTATTTATTGAAAATCAGATATTTGCACAAGTAAAAAAGATTGTATTTGTAATATGTATTTATTGTAAATTATTGTTTATCAGTGTACTGTATTGAATTTTAAACGAACGATTATTGATTGTTTGAATTGTTAAAAATGAAGGCGTGTTTTTAGACAAATATTTACACATGTACACAATTAAGTTAGACAGACATTTAACAAAGAAAAGTTGCGCTTTGGGGTGACTTGATATTTTTTAATTACCAATATAATTCTTTTTAAGTATGAACAAAAAACGGAATTTTGCAAAAATGGCACTTTTAAGTGCTCTACTTTGTGGTCTTGCAAGTCCTACTTTCATCGGTTGTAAGGATTACGACGACGATATTAAGGATTTGCAGGAGCAGATAACTGCAAACAAAACATCCATTGATGAACTTTTGGGGAAAATTAAGGAGGGACAATTCGTACAGAGTGTTGAGAAAATCGCTAATGGATTGAAAGTTACTTTGGGTGATGGTAGTGTTGTTGAGATCGTGAATGGTAAGGACGGTATTGATGGAAATGACGGAAATGATGGTAAGGTTCCTTCATTTGAAATCAAAGAAGACGGACACTTGTATGCGACTTATGAGGGGCAAGATCCTATTGATTTAGGAAATGTGAGAGGGGAAGATGGAGGTACCGGGACTGTAACTGACGTGAAACTCACGGTACAGGACGGGTATCTTTATTTGAACGGCAAAATTATCGAGCCGAAAATTGCTATCGGTGGAATTTTCTATGTAGAACAACAAGGCTATGTAGAACTTTATATGCCGAAAGGAACAGTGAATGAAGACGGCAGTATTACCGTTGGAGACTACGAGAAAGTAACACTTCCAAAAACAACGAATATTGTAACGGATATTTTATTCATGCCTTTAACTCTTTCTGCAGGAGAGGCTCCCATGATTTTCTTCCCGACAATTGTTCAGGACGAGACTGATGGTGTGGGTAATTATGTAAATGGAATTGCTGCAGCTCCAGAATACACGGTAGGAACAATTCCGGCAGAGCCTAATTCTATTCTTTATGCTGGTAAGGCTGAGTTGAAGTATCAGTTCAATCCTCGTTCTGTTTCTTTTGACGCTTTTAAAGTGTTAGGATTGTGGAAACATGGCGAGGCTACCGTAATTTCTCGTAGCATGAAAGACGGGGCAAACATGATCTTTAACAAGGGTCAGAGATTCTATGATATGGCAAATGGCGTTCTGGAAGGAGCTAAGAGTTATAGTCAAGATAAAGAAGTAGGAATGTTGCATTTCCGTGCAAAATCGTGGAGATTTGCCGAGATGGTAGGTAATAACCACCAAGGTAATAAACGTGATCTTTTGACATTGGCTGTTTTGAATGGGAAAGATACCGTTTATTCAGAAATAGCACCGGCTAAACATTGGCATATTGCACAAAAAGATGTACGTATCGTGAATACGGATGTTGAGCATTATGCACTGGATGCAAACAAGGAAAACTTGTATGCAGATAAATTCCGGTCTGTAAACTCTTATCAAGATAAAAAAGCTGCTCCAGCAAAACAAGAGGATGCAGATGAATACTACAAGAGTTTAGCTCCAATCACGACTTTCGAGATTGCATATGACAACCGGAAAGATAATGGCGGTAAAGGATTAAACTTGACAGAACTTTTCCGCACATTCTTCATTGACAATGGAACGGAATATCCGTTTATGACGAATGGATTTGATGATTACCAGTTGAAATTCGAAACTGTTTCTTTCAATAATTTAGGTGTTGACCAAACAGAAAGATATTTGGAATTGGTTTCTACCATGGAAAAAGACGGAACGGATGAAAGACAATTAGTAACTAAAGCTTACGTGAAATCTCCGGATCAATATCCAGGATTTGAACAAGGTGATCACTCTGCTGCTATTGGAAGAACTCCGATCGTGCGTGTGAAATTGGTTGCTCCGGTTGAAGATGGTGCTAGTGCAGAAGCAGAAGAAAATGTTGTTGCTTCTCGTTTGATCAAGTTAGAAATCAAGGGTAAAGAGAGTGTAACTGAAAAGATCGTAATCAAAGACACGATCAGAGTAATGCTACAACATAAAGATCAAGCTGTAGAACTTGATATGGACCACATCTACAATGACCTTCGTGTACAACAAGCTGGTTCTAGAGGTAGAGAAGAATTCCACAAACATTATCAATTCGATCCGGCTATTACTGTTGATTTGCAAAAACAACATACTGCCGCTTTAGATGCAAATACTCGTAAGCAAGATGTTGATTTGGAAGAAAGAAAAGCAGACGATGGAACGATCTTGAATCAATTGGATTTGATTGTTAAACCGACCGCATTCAGCACGGAACACGTAGAGTATGTTGTTAAGGCTAAATATGTTGACATCCCGAACAGTGGAGAAGTTTATCCGGATGTAAATGTTGAATACACTGTATTTGTAACTTACCCGAACGCTGTTGCTCCTGAAATTACCAAGTTGAACTGGCAAGATCCGGGAACTAATGGTGAAGGTGGTTTGATCTATGCTCACGGACGGATCGCTCCGGGTGCTGACGGAAAAGTTGAAACAACGGATGACGAATATGATATGGTGGCCGTTTTGAACAACATGTTTGACTTGGAGAAATACACGATGGATCAAATGTTGAAACCGAGAACGGGTGAAACTGCATATGATTTGGCAACAATTGCAAAACCGACATTGTCATTCGAATTGGTTGACAAATATAATAGTTCTTCCGATTGGGCTGGAACAACCGATGGCCTTAAATTGTATCAAGAAAATGGTGTTTGGAAGATTGAATTGGAAAAATCAGATGCCGGACGTCAATGGATCAATGCTATTGGTGAAGACAGTAAGAGAGTGAAGATTCGTGCCGTAGTAAGTTTCAACGAATGCTATGACGGATTGTATGGAACTTGCAACAATGGCGAGAAGAAGTATAACAAAGACCAAGCTTCTGACAATTTACCAGAATGTAAGACCACAGACAAGGTTGGTTCTCAAGCTCATGATATGCACGATTATACGGGAACTGCTAAGGCTCCTGAGTATGGACGTTCTCAAGTTGTAATTAAAGAATTTGAAGTTGCATTCATTACCCCGATCAGATTCGTCAAGAAAACTATCGATCCGTTGTATGACAAATATCCTCTTGCTGAGAACAAAGCTTATTTGAAAGATTGTTTCAGGCTTGCAGATTATTTGTCTGACGAGAATGCAGCACAAGAAGGCTTTAGATACAACCATATTGTATACGATACAGATTTGACAGATCAAGGAACTATTGATTTGTTCAAACGTGGAACCGATGGATGGTGTAACTACTGGAAACAGGTATACGATGTAAACAGTGTGTTCGAATACAAGGTAATCGGTGGATTCTTCAGCGATGGAACTGCACTTGATACAGAGAACTCCAAGAAAATCAAATTTGAGACGGATGCCGAAGGCGAATATGTAACTTGGATCAATGATGGTGAGGATATTGCTAACGAATTTGTAATCAAAGTTGAAGTTTGTGTTAAACATGTTTGGGGGCTGGTATGCAATCATGCAAATAAAGAAACTGAACGTGGACACTCAGTTGTGACATTGGAAATTCCGGTAAAATTCCATAAAAACTAGAAATAGGATTAGAATACAGGGAGTATATAAATCTTTGCAACCAGAAGGAAATTATTAAAATGATTTCAAACAAGAAGAGAGGGGTGTCTGATTCAGACACCCCTTCTTCAAACGATCAGAAATTGAATACGACACATTTAAGTATGAAAAAATTGCTATTATCTTTTTGCTTTTTAGTGCTGACTTCTTTCTTGTTTGCCCAAGGACAGAAAAAGGAGATTTACAAGAATTTTTCCCGTTGGAGCTTGGGAGTTAACGGGGGAATCTCCATTTTCCGTGGCGACATGGTTTCCTTCTCTGCCGATAAAACTTACATCGGTAGACAAGGAGGCTTCCAACTGGGTTACCAGTTTACCCCGACTTTCGGTTTGTCCTTGACGGCCGATATGGGACAGGGGAAAGGGAGTGCCAAGGAGTGGGAAAAAGAGTTCAAGATTTACCCTACTGGCGAATCCTATTACGGGACGATTCCGGAAGAGGGTTTCGCTTATTATAATGACCTTTATTCCAAGGTAAAGTATTTCACTATCGGGTTACACGGTGATTTTAACGTGAACAATTTTTTCGGGAAGAAAGAACTACGCCGTTGGACCGTGTTGTTAAGCCCGGCGGTTTACCTGCAGAAGTTCTCCCCGAAACTTTACAAGAAGGATGGAGACAAGCGTTTTGACACCTCTTCCACGCTGGATAACGACGTGAACTTGGGATTGGGAGGTGACATCGCCTTGCGCTATCGTGCCGGCAAGCATATCGATTTGCAATTGAAATCCGGTGTTGCCTGGATCGCTAACAACAATTTTGACGGTGTTGCCACTTGTTGTTCCAGTAAATACAACTGGTTGGCGAACTTGTCGGTCGGGGTGGTTTGGAAGATCGGTAACAACAAGAAAAAGGAGAACTTGATGTATGCCGCCGCTCGTTCCGTTGTCCCGGTGGTACTCCCGGTAAAAGAGGAGACACGCCCGGAGGTGAAGGAAGAGCGGAAACCCGTTGTCAAGGAGGAGAAAAAACCGGTAGAGAACGTGGTGAAGGTAGAGACCCCGGAAAAGACTTTCCCCGAGTTGCCGACAATTCACTTTAAACGTAACCTGGCGGTTATCGACACGGTACGTTTCGCCGGAGCACTTTCCCGTATCGTGGAAACATTGAAGGAATTCCCGGGGGTGAAAGTTGATATTCGTGGTTACACGGATCACACGGGAACGGATCGAATCAATTTACCGTTATCCTTGAAACGTGCGGAGGCCTTGAAATCTTACCTGGTTGGTAAAGGTATTCCTGCCGAGCGGATGAAGACGTTTGGAGAGGGGAAGGACATGTCGGTGGATAAAAAGGATATTTACACGGAGAGGGCTCGTAAGGTTGAGGTAAAGAAACATTGATCAGTTTAGATGAAAAAAAAGGAGGAAATCTTGATATGTATTTCCCCGTCATTATTAAAAAGAGGCTATTGACTTTTTATCTAAGTCATAATGCTGTTTTGACATGATAAAGCCACCTATGGCAATGGTGGCTTTTATATTGAAATTGATCAAAAAGAAACGATGAATTATTAGCAAAATGAAATACTTTAATGTTAAAATTAACTATAGTATTTTTTATTAATAAAATATCAATAATCGTTCATATATTGATTGCAAATGTACGACTTTTTATGAAACAAGAAAGAAATGATCAAAAAAAATTTCATATTTTGTATATATATTGTTTGTTATGTGCGCAAAACGACACAAAATGCTTGTTCCAAAGATTTTGAAGATGAATTTCGACAAAATATTGTATCCTGTTTTAAGCAAGTTGTTTTAATTCTTCACTTCAATGGTCACCGTATTCTGTATCATTTTAGAGTATTATTAAATAGTAGGGTGATTTTCTATATTAAAAACAAGAATTTAAGCTTTATCTAAGTACTTTATTATCAGTATGTCTATTGACTTCTATTTTGAACCTCCTATTTTATTGACAAATTTTGGAACGATAGCAAAACACAAACTTACTCATTATGAGCTATATGTAAAAAACAATCAATTAAACAAATTAGAATAGATTAATTCATAATTATTTGATTTATAAATAGATAAAAAACTTATTAAACGAACGTTTATTGATGTGAAGGAATTGTGTAAAAATAAGAATGGTAGAAAAAGAAGAATAATAAAATTAGAAAAAGAAAACAATATGAGTTTTTTAACTATCAATTAAATTTTATACGTATGAAAAGAAAATGGTTAAATGTAAGGACAATGGCCTTTGTGCTATTGCTCGGTGCTGCAGGTTCAACATTCGTTGGTTGTAAGGACTATGACGACGATATAAAGGACTTGCAGGAACAAATTGATGCGAACAAATCTGCTGCTACGACAGAATTGAATAAGGCAATTAGTGAGCAGATTTCCGCTTTAGAAACTAAATTAAATACGGCTATTGCAGAAAAGGCAGATCAAAGTGTTATTGATGGTATTCAAGCTGATATTAATACGTTGAAAACCTTAGAAAGTCGTGTTAAAGATTTGGAAGATGCTGCTAGTAGCTATTTGAAAGAAGGAGCATTGGATGATTATTTGAAAAAAGGAGCATTGGATGGTTATGTAACCGAAGATGCTTTAGACGGACTTTTGAATGAAGATGCATTAGCTCAATATTTGAAAGACCATAACTATTTGCAAGAAGGAGATATTGATGGAATCCCGACAGAAGAAATCATTAGAGGGTGGTTGCTTGAAGAATTAACTGAACTAGAAGAACTCGTTGCTGCATATAACAAGAACAAGGAAAATCTTGACAAATTACCGAGCTTGGTCTCAGATGTGAATCAATTGAAACAAGATTTGGAAAAATTGTTAGGCGAAAATGGTGCTCTTAAAGAATTGCAAGATAAAATTACAGCTTTTGAAAATACGATTACAGATATCACTTTCCCGAATCTTTCCACAGACTTGACATTCATGCGAAGTACTCCACTTGAAAAAGAGATTGTTTGGATTGACGGAACCGTATTAAAGGCTGG
Proteins encoded in this region:
- a CDS encoding PL29 family lyase N-terminal domain-containing protein is translated as MALLSALLCGLASPTFIGCKDYDDDIKDLQEQITANKTSIDELLGKIKEGQFVQSVEKIANGLKVTLGDGSVVEIVNGKDGIDGNDGNDGKVPSFEIKEDGHLYATYEGQDPIDLGNVRGEDGGTGTVTDVKLTVQDGYLYLNGKIIEPKIAIGGIFYVEQQGYVELYMPKGTVNEDGSITVGDYEKVTLPKTTNIVTDILFMPLTLSAGEAPMIFFPTIVQDETDGVGNYVNGIAAAPEYTVGTIPAEPNSILYAGKAELKYQFNPRSVSFDAFKVLGLWKHGEATVISRSMKDGANMIFNKGQRFYDMANGVLEGAKSYSQDKEVGMLHFRAKSWRFAEMVGNNHQGNKRDLLTLAVLNGKDTVYSEIAPAKHWHIAQKDVRIVNTDVEHYALDANKENLYADKFRSVNSYQDKKAAPAKQEDADEYYKSLAPITTFEIAYDNRKDNGGKGLNLTELFRTFFIDNGTEYPFMTNGFDDYQLKFETVSFNNLGVDQTERYLELVSTMEKDGTDERQLVTKAYVKSPDQYPGFEQGDHSAAIGRTPIVRVKLVAPVEDGASAEAEENVVASRLIKLEIKGKESVTEKIVIKDTIRVMLQHKDQAVELDMDHIYNDLRVQQAGSRGREEFHKHYQFDPAITVDLQKQHTAALDANTRKQDVDLEERKADDGTILNQLDLIVKPTAFSTEHVEYVVKAKYVDIPNSGEVYPDVNVEYTVFVTYPNAVAPEITKLNWQDPGTNGEGGLIYAHGRIAPGADGKVETTDDEYDMVAVLNNMFDLEKYTMDQMLKPRTGETAYDLATIAKPTLSFELVDKYNSSSDWAGTTDGLKLYQENGVWKIELEKSDAGRQWINAIGEDSKRVKIRAVVSFNECYDGLYGTCNNGEKKYNKDQASDNLPECKTTDKVGSQAHDMHDYTGTAKAPEYGRSQVVIKEFEVAFITPIRFVKKTIDPLYDKYPLAENKAYLKDCFRLADYLSDENAAQEGFRYNHIVYDTDLTDQGTIDLFKRGTDGWCNYWKQVYDVNSVFEYKVIGGFFSDGTALDTENSKKIKFETDAEGEYVTWINDGEDIANEFVIKVEVCVKHVWGLVCNHANKETERGHSVVTLEIPVKFHKN
- a CDS encoding 30S ribosomal protein S16; protein product: MATKIRLARHGRKGRPFYHVVVADSRAPRDGRYIERIGSYNPMTNPATIDLNFDRALYWLMTGAQPTDTAKRILSYEGVLMKKHLLEGVKKGAFDMAAADTKFEAWKKEKIAKIQAKIARLANESESAYKARLEAEAKVKEAKAEIVAKKQAEIAAAKAEAEAAARAEVEAAATEVAAVEAPEAQAETPAAE
- a CDS encoding adenosylcobalamin-dependent ribonucleoside-diphosphate reductase → MEQTTKKVEKQKETVKEKKVYTQEEAYSSSLNYFKGDELAARVWVSKYALKDSYGNIFELNPDDMHHRLASEIARIERNYMNPMSEEQIFEVLRDFKYIVPQGGPMTGIGNDYQIASLSNCFVIGHDGPSDSYGGVMKIDQEQVQLMKRRGGVGHDLSHIRPKGSPVKNSALTSTGIVPFMERYSNSTREVAQDGRRGALMLSVSINHPDSESFIDAKMTEGKVTGANISVKIDDEFMNAVIEERDYIQKYPVYSDEPKNVKQISAVKLWNKIVYNAWKSAEPGILFWDTIIRESVPDCYADLGYRTVSTNPCGEIPLCPYDSCRLLAINLYSYVVNPFEKDAYFDYELFRKHVAIAQRLMDDIIDLELEKIDAILEKIASDPEDNEVKGVEIRLWEKIKTKAREGRRTGVGITAEGDMLAALGLRYGSDEAIDFSVDIHKQLAVAAYGSSVELAKERGAFKIFDVEREKNNPFISRLREASPEMYEEMVKYGRRNIACLTIAPTGTTSLMTQTTSGIEPVFLPVYKRRRKVNPNDKNVHVDFTDEMGDAYEEFTVFHHKFAVWMEKNGYDVHKRYTNEEIDEMVAKSPYYKATSNDIDWVAKVRMQGRVQKWVDHSISVTVNLPADVSEELVGQLYIEAWKSGCKGCTVYRDGSRSGVLVSNKDKKTDGAMPAKRPKELDAEIVRFQNNKEKWIAFIGLYDGRPYEIFTGIADDEEGIMLPKAVTDGKIVKNTDEEGNSRYDFQFSNKRGFKTTVEGLSYKFNKEYWNYAKLISGVLRYGMPINQIVDLVAAMEFDNENINTWKNGVERALRKFIPDGTEATGSVCENCGSKSVIYQEGCLICKVCGSSKCG
- the rimM gene encoding ribosome maturation factor RimM (Essential for efficient processing of 16S rRNA), with product MVKREDCVKIGEIGKTHNLQGALIVYTDNDLLEQYMDEPVFILLEGAPVPFYIAEDGLTERNHSSYIVKFDFVDSKEQADRLVGCDLLMDKYLLEEEDELPFELSDLIGYSVLDELTGEMGVVEQVDNYSGNVVLTIKIFSKEILLPVSDEYVLYISHDEKKMHVNISEEIKELY
- a CDS encoding OmpA family protein; this translates as MKKLLLSFCFLVLTSFLFAQGQKKEIYKNFSRWSLGVNGGISIFRGDMVSFSADKTYIGRQGGFQLGYQFTPTFGLSLTADMGQGKGSAKEWEKEFKIYPTGESYYGTIPEEGFAYYNDLYSKVKYFTIGLHGDFNVNNFFGKKELRRWTVLLSPAVYLQKFSPKLYKKDGDKRFDTSSTLDNDVNLGLGGDIALRYRAGKHIDLQLKSGVAWIANNNFDGVATCCSSKYNWLANLSVGVVWKIGNNKKKENLMYAAARSVVPVVLPVKEETRPEVKEERKPVVKEEKKPVENVVKVETPEKTFPELPTIHFKRNLAVIDTVRFAGALSRIVETLKEFPGVKVDIRGYTDHTGTDRINLPLSLKRAEALKSYLVGKGIPAERMKTFGEGKDMSVDKKDIYTERARKVEVKKH